AACACTAGTTGTGAATGAATTAATTTTtagtgaaatttttttttgagtgtTTGTATTGAGTGTGAGGAGATTCTTGAATTTTGGGAGCGGAAGCTAGGATCTTGAGCTTAGCATTTTTGAAAGCGATTAATTTTCTAAGGTAAGGATAATTCACCTAGTTAACTAGCTATATGCTAAACGCTGACTTGCCGACGATGTTAATTGAATGTTGATTGATTGCTGATATAATATGTTTTTTGAACATGATAATTGTGAATCGTTAATATGGACCGTGATGTGAGAGCCTCATGGGCAGTTGACTACGCCTCCCGGAGAGCTACCTATACTGGTGGAGCGGTCCAGGACGTGTTTGATGAGCATAGACTCGTTGTTGAGGGGCGGGTCGTACTTCGCTTAGTTTCGACTTACGTCTGATAGGACCTAGTCTGAGACGACCACCTCCACCGATGTCATCAAGTTCTTCTAAGAGTGACCCATCTGACGAGACGTCTACTTTTCCTAAGGCGCACCCAGCAGTGGTGTACATGACTGCACATGACCACACTTCTATCCCTTTTATTTCCCGAGGACCCGTGCTGAAGTAGAAGAGATAGAGGTGGGGTCATGTGCAGTCAATTGCAAATGCTTCACCCTAAACACTTGAAAGGGAGAGAGGACTCAGCAAGTAATGCTAGGCAAGTTTCTACTATCTGTCTATGTTTACTTTCTGCTGTGCCATTTTGCTGATAATTGTATAGACAAAAAAATCTATTTAGTATACCAACTCATAAATCTGCGAAACAGCTTCAACATTACAAACAAGGAAGAAAGCAACACCAACCTCCTTCCAAATTTGACAAGATAACTTACAACCAATGTCTTCACTCATTTGGAAACTACATAACAACATCAATACAATAACATATCCTTGACCCTTTTTCACAATCATAAAACTGGACAATTGCACAGCACAATTAAGGAAATGTAAATCCAAAAGCAAAAAAACTAACATCCTTCTTATCTTGCACCCTCACAAATCAATAATACACTTCTCATAAAATAGAAGTAAAAAAAGACACAAACAAGCTCACAAATTAACAGCATAGTAGGACCCAAATGCTCCTAGAATTATTGGATTTCCATTAACCAATTCATGATAATGGTGAAGCACAAGATTTTAAATTGTAGCCTGCAATCATAAACATTACACACATAAATTTCCCAAGTTCAAAACTCTGATCTCAGTATCTCACCATTCTTGTTGTGAGTGAAAATTGAAAGATGACAACAACCTACGGCACAATCCCCAGCTCACCACCTCCGAAGCTGGAGTACATCACACGCGCCAAGCAGAGGGTCAAAGCGGGCCTCGGAACTCGCCGCCCATGGAAGACAATGCTCGACCTCCGATCACTGGCAATCCCCGACGGCGGAATATCCGAAGCTATTTCCCGTGTTCGGGTCAACATGGCGTATTTCCGCATGAACTACGCCATGGTTATGCTCCTGATCCTGTTCCTGAGCCTTCTATGGCACCCCATTTCGCTCATCGTGTTCCTTCTCCTGATGGCAGCGTGGCTGTTCCTCTACTTCCTCCGTGACCAGCCGCTTGTTCTTCTCGGTCGCCTCGTTGACGACCGGCTTGTTCTCATCTTCATGGCGGTGCTCACGGTGGCTCTGCTGCTTCTGACGGATGCGACGCTTAATATTCTTGTGGCGGTTGTTGTcggggtggtggttgtggtggtgcaTGCGGCGTTTAGAATGACGGGGGATTTGttgtttgaagaagaagaagctgctgtTGCTGGGTTGGTTCCTAATTCTGGCGCTGCTCGTTCTTGATTCTGTTAATGGATTGTTATTTGCTGAATTTCGTAGAATTGCTTATGCTTTGTTTCCTTTTtctatggtttttttttgttgtctaaataacccatgataaaatttgggttaaataacccatcatccaatcacattggagataagtgagttggaatttttatatattatttattaatttatttccaactcatttatctccaatgtgattggatgatgggttatttaacccaaactttatcatgggtcatttagacaacccatttttttttttgttagttgAAAACTTCCTCTTCCCAATTCTCAATTTGTGTtgttcacaaaaaaaaattggtgttgttcactaattaaaaaaataagggTGGAAAATGGATGAATTAAATGGATATAAGTTGTATTAAAAAAACAGATACAAATTGTAATGGACGAGTCAATAACACTTCATtaattttctgatgtataaaaaaaaaaataacaattcattaattttttaagaTCTATTAAAATTGTTTCAAAGAATTCAATCCATTTACGATCCATCTAATAAAAATTTATTCAATCCATTTATTAGTAAAATGGACCGTCTTtattaaaaaaagttataatttTTCTTTGACTTATGAaaaaatctctctctctctctctctctctctctctctctctctctctctctctctctctctctctctctctctctctctctctgcccGACATAAACCATAAAACTAATTTGGCGTCGATCCGCTCAATTTGATGCGAACTCGCCTAACGCCAACAccaacctaaaccctaaatctgACTGACACTAACCTAAACCTTGTGTCTGACCAGATACCCTACCCGACGCTGATCTAAACTTGACATGATGCTGACCTAAACCCTGAACCTGACCCAATGTCGACCTAAACCCTTAATTTGAACCGATGCAAACCAAAACCCTAAGTCTGGCCTGAAGgacaacataaaccctaaaccgaccatcaaatttaaaatcaatagTTCAAATCTAGAATGGAGATGAATCAAGAGATATATAGATGAAAAATATCGAGTGAATGATCTGGATGAAGAAGATCCAAATTGTGATATTGGGTTGGGTGTGAAGTTGTTGCTATGAGTCTCCAACTATTGTTGTCATGCATTACACGGTTCAAATCTAAAATCATTGATCAAATTTGATCAATTCTATGAATTAATCCTTGTAGGTCATTGGTGTACATTTTGTACGATTTTAGTTATTTACCGCTTAATACAGATATCATTGGTCAAAGGATTAAAATATCGTTGTGTTGTACCATTAAACAATACTAATCACTTTTTGATACTCAATTATGTGGCGATTTTTAGCTACAATAAAGTTGAGTGTTAAAAAGTTGTCTATCTTGTTTAGTGGTTTACTAATAAGTTAGAGGATATAAGAATTTGTGGGATAAAGAGTGAAAGTTCAACCAACCGTCCATGATTCCAAACTTAGGATGGACTAATTTACTGAAATAATAAGCACTCCTCATATCGTTTTTGTTTAGGAACGACATAATTTAATAGGAGATGAGCGAAATGAGCGAAGCAAGTAAACGACAGTGAGTCTGAGACAGTGCAAAATCGTTTCGAATCGTTTTGTACAAAATCAAAACCTAACCGGATCCTGGCGCTCACATCCTCCGTCTTCATTTCCACACATTCAACTCAATTCCTTCTCCGGCGACCACCATCTCCGCCGCATACAACCGCGCCCACCAATTCGCCCTCACCGGCGCAACCTTCCGAATGGATCAGCAGCCATTCGACCCGTATTTCCTGTACCAACAAGACGAGCGAAGCAACATCAACACACTCTTCGTCTCCGGTCTCCCAGACGACGTGAAAGCCCGTGAAATCCACAACCTCTTCCGCCGCCGCCCTGGCTTCGACTCTTGCCAGCTCAAGTACACCGGCCGCGCCAACCAGGTACTCCTTTCGTTTTCTACTCCTATGTACTGATGCAGTTTCAATGGACACTGAAAACTCGTGAATTTTGTAATGTTGAATGAGAATTCGCTATTCTTTTCAGGTCGTTGCTTTCGCTACGTTTTTCAACCACCAATCAGCAATGGCAGCGTTGCACGCCCTAAATGTGAGTGCCTAAGCTTTAATAGCACAGTCCATGATGATGAACACTGAGAGTTAGGAATTTAGTTATAGGTAGTCTAATTTCATGATAATACAGTTACTTGTGTTAGTTATGGTTCATTGGTATGAGAATTTGGTGTCATCTTCCCCTTTGTTGACTAAAATGATATTGCTGAAGCCATGAAGTGCATTATAATATGTCAATTGCAGTGAATTTACGCACGTAATCGAAAGGAAATCGTAGGAGTTAGTGGTTTTTTTGTGCTTCTAATGTGTTTTTCCTATGTAATGGTTTGGTGGAACTGGGTTCTATGTCTACCATTAAATTTAGTTATGTTTAAGGAAAATACTAATTGGTACGAAAATGAAACTCAAGAATGAAATTCAAGCTGATTACGATAGGTCATCAGCTCCTGAAAAGTCGGCTAGTGCTTCTGATTAATTTGAAATAGTGATACATTAACTTCATCTTGCATCTTTTCGAATCTATCTTACGTAGTATATAGCAACACTCTGTTTAATTTTGTCACTTTGTTTACTAACAAATAAAATGGACAGTGGATATGAGAACTGCATGTTGCAGTTAATTATCAATTTATCATAGTTTACTGATAAGGTGTTTACAATGGAAGGGAATTTTCTTTCTGTATAATGTAATTTTTTCCTTGATGATAACCAGGGTGTGAAATTTGACCCTCAAACTGGATCTGTTTTACATATTGAACTTGCAAGGTCAAACTCCAGGAGGAAACGTAAGCCAGGTATATGTTTTATTGGTGCTTTGTAGAGATGATTATGGCTAAAAAAAGAGGAAAGGAAAACATCAAATTGTCAACTATTTGCATATATAAAATATAGATATCTTCTCATTTTCAGATTTATTCCATTTTTTTGTCTTCAAGCAGCTTTTTCTTCAGTTCCCCCAAATCCcaatttaagaattttttttatttatttaatcgtTTTGATGAGTTCTGGAGAAATTCAGTGTGCTTTACTTTGATGATTTTAACTCTTTTCCAGTATGATTACTGGTCTTTTATTTTGCGCAGGTGGTGGAGCCTACGTGGTTATAGATAAAAGGTCAAAAGGGGAGACTAATGTTCAGGAATCATCGAGTGATGATGGTGATGTATCTCTCATTATAAGTTCATGACAATATAGGATGTTAGGTTTCATATTCTTGCCCCTCTTCTGTGGCTTACCTGCACATCTTTCACATTCAGGTGAAAGTGACCCTGATGAACCATCGGAAAGTGGAGACAACCATGGTGATTTAGCAACCACGCAAAGGTTAGCAGTACAATAGAATTTAATAACTTTTCCACAGTTCAAAAGGTCAAAGTTTTGCTAATTGTtaatacaaacaaaaaattaataataaaattaccCTAGTATTTTGAATATTCTAATGCTTCACTAAGTCTATTATATTCGCTACTTATGTGCAGTGGAGAGACTGCTGTTGGTTCTGACAGTGCTGTACCTCTGGGAAGTGTAAGTGAAAACCAGCAATATGCTCGAACTCTTAGCTTACTGCATTTGTAGAAAACATCCAATATTTTCTTCCTCATTAAATGATTACCATAGAATTCAATCCTTTCTGTGGTTCAGCCAAACCATAgatataaaacataaaaaaatgtttagtTTGGAGAAAGCGTGGTTTCCTTTTCCCATTAGTAACTTATGTAATCTAATCCCTTCATTTTGGCTGCAGGAGCAACATGAaaagggtggtggtgatggagggcCATGTTCTACTCTCTTTATTGCAAATCTGGGTCCTAACTGCACTGAGGATGAATTGAAGCAAGCTTTATCTGTGTGAGTTTCTGCTTCTATCTTATTTATGAATCTGCGAAGGGTCTATGGTATTGCTGTTCAGATTGGAACAATGTTGAAACTGTGTGTTCTTGTTATATCTAGGTCCTCCAATGCTTGTATCTACTTTATATTGATTATAGAACTTACCGTCTTCAAACCAATTTTCCAGATATACTGGATTCAACATGGTCAAAATGCGTTCTAGAGGAGGAATGCCTGTTGCATTTGCTGATTTTGAGGTGAGTCAGTTCTTGCAGGATAATGTTAGACATCATTGGTGGAAGAAAGGAGAGAAATGTGTTGACTTTGAAAAATAAACCAATCACATTGAGTGTGTTAGAGAGTGTGTTGCTACTTGCTAGTATCTCTTGGTGGAAGAGTAGGCATTTACAATAGTCATACATTATGTGTGGATGTCAAAGGCAGAGAAAGAAGGACAGGGAGGATATTATAGATTTAATCTTTATCAATTTGAGGGTTATTGCAATTTTTTATCTCACTCTTCTGTTATTCTTTTCTTTGAAGTAATGTGCTTAGCTCTTTGAATAGAATCTCTACTTTTAAGAATagcataatatgattgttgatcATTATCTTTGAGCCAATATCATCAGTTTTATAGCATGTTTCTGGAAAATCTAATTTTCACATCAGTGTCAGTTTGAGGTAATCTCGAAACTATAGCTGCACAACCTCAGCTGACCATAACATAAATGTCTACGGGACTAAATCTGATCAAGGGGAGTATCATTCAGTGCACAAAAATATTGATTGGGCAACATTGCGTatgctgttgttgttgcttgATGCCTGAATACTTTACTATTAAAATATGAGAACGTCATGGCATCTTCTTCATAGCTTTGCGAGTTTGcgtttattaaaaagaaacaaGATATTGTAAACCTCCTTTGTTGACTGCAAATGCCTCCCATACACCCATGCCCTCTCCAGCCTGCGTGCTTTGCCACCAAAGTAAAATAAAGCATACCATATCTATCCAACAACCCTTGCCCTGAAATTTGTACATTTATTATGATCTTATCAGCCTTTCTTCTTTTGTCAGGAAATTGATCAAGCTACTAAGGTCTTGGAGGAGCTTCAGGGCAGCTCTTTGCCATCATCAGATCGGGGTGGCATGCACATAGAGTATCTTCTTACCTAATCGGTTCTATCAATTTTTATTCCACTATGATTGGTTAGTTCATCTTTCTAACCTTGTTCTCTCCTTATCTGTGCTCTCTAGGTATGCAAGGTCTAAAATGAGGAAGCGTTAGAAGAAATTGGAGCTTGACAATTCCCGGATAATGTGCTTGTTCGTTAAAGGCAACATTGTTTCCTCTGGAATAGTTACGACATATAGGAAAAGGTTGAGGTGTCCCATTTTACAAATGGAGGGTGAAAGTTCTTACAATTTTGTTGAAAAGTAAAGATTTTTACTAGGTAATGGAATCCTAAGATGGCATCTTATAGATCTACAAAGCCAGATGGTGTTCATATTAAAAATCTAACCCAAACTGCTCGTTGTTTATTAGaagctttatttatttatatagttTTTGAAGCAGGGGAGCACGATTAAATGTTGGTACTAAAAATAGGTAGCTGATTAGTAACATGGCTGCAATAAGAGCTTGATGTCATTAAGTTGATAAAAAAGATTAATGAATTGGTATGCTACATAAACGAAATTTTGCAAGTTCATGGTTTGATAGTGAGACCGTATTTTATTAGCGTATCCAAAGGGTCACaaccccaatttttttttattgctaTATTTGACacataaatgttttttttcattcttaatCTGGCCTCTTCaaaatattactattaaaaGTAATGTCGTTCACAAActtgttttatatatatattgaatgaaAACATGTGATCAGAAAACAGCAATGTCACCTTGCTGCCTCTGTTGCGTGTGTTTGTTGCGGAGATCTTGTGGGGGATGTGGAACACATTTTGCGATGTTGCCCAACATTACATCAAGTTTGGAGTAATTTCCGCTCCATGTTGCCCTCTTCTCTGCATGGCCTAACATTTTGTTCTTGGCTGTTTGTGCACCTGCAGTATATTCTTTCTTTAGTGATATTATGGTGCTGGTGGGCATGGCGAAATAGCTATGTTTTTCAGCAGCATCCTTGGCCTTTTGGGGTGGTTTTCCTTGCGCAACATTTGCAGAGCTGTTCCTGAATTTCAGAGGTGGGGGAGAATGACTATGGTTGTTGCGCCTTCTAATAACAACGTGGGTATTAGTATGGTAGCTTTATGTACTAATGGTAACTTGACTCCGCGATCAAATACTGTGGGGGGAGGGGGCATGCTCACAGATGGGGAGGAAAGATGGATATCCGGTTTTCATCTATGTTTGGAGCGTGAGATGCATTTCTGGCAGAGTTGTGCACAATGTTTGTAGGTCTTGAGGATGTGAGAGATCTTGGGTATCGTAAGGTGATGTATGTTCCGGTAATGAACACTCAAAGAAGCTCAAACTCTAACAAAGCTTAGAAATGGTAATAGCCTAATTCAATTGataaatgagccaaaagtctcTAACATTGAGTATCaagtccccttttatagagaTTACATGGCCCCTAGTTTTAACTCTAATGGGCTTGTTGGACCGCACTACAATCCTCGCCCCTGGAGATTGCCAAAGAGGGAAGACCTACTAATTTCCTAAGTCAGTCAGCTTTCCCTTGGCGAGCGAAACTCTTAAGTCCCACTGCCCTTGGGCGAGTCCCTCTAAGTTACGGGAGGCTCGCCCGGTCCAAATAAACGCCAGGGACTAAATATATGTAATCATCAAACATgaacattaaatatattttttcttggTGCAGACATTAAATATACTTATGATTGCAAGTTTgatgaatattttttattatcttCAATCCCTTAattagtataagcttatattgATTTCCCACGTTATTTGTATCTCACACTTCAGAGTCTATGAAACGAGCAACATCCATTACTGTAAATCATAATTTGTCAGCtcatttgaaaaaattaataaatatgataAGTATGGAGGACTTCAGTTGATTATATCGAAGTTAGAAATGATGTTTCAgatttatattttcaaataatttaattttacttctcGGTTGTGTTTCAAAAAGTATATAGTGGTTTAAATTATTTATGGTATAAATTAATGATTgtaatcataataataataaaattcatttgTAACTCAAATAAAGCATTCTTTAATGCCACTGAAAATGTACATTACAAAtacatgtttatttttttgtaaCACAAAAATCTGTAACCATTGTATCTGCATGTGCATTAAAAAAAGCTGAAGTTTACATTAATTAGAAACTTATAATCATAATTGAACTGAGTGGTTATTTCAATTGAGCCATGGCCTAGTCAAAGCTTTTATCATGATATATAGGTTTTTAATTACTTTACGGTTTTTCGAAAGTTGTAACTGCAAATATTGAATATTACTAATCTATAAATATAGTTTAGTTTACCACTAAAATCAGAAGCAAAGTTGTCTTGTTATCATCAATAGCTAATCTTTAAACTTTGAGTCATGGCCTCATTGCACGCTTTTAGTCTATTGGGGATTTTCATGAAAAGTTTTGCTTTGGTAATCCAAACAGGGCTTTCAGCTGAAAGTAACTATGCACCAGAGCCATCGCCCTCCTACATAAAGTATATAAAAAGTTGTGCAGCAAGGTTAAACGCGACGTGTGGGCGTGAGATTTTCAATAGTGTATTTTATGGTAATCAAACTGTTGGTGATGAATGTTGTCTTGATCTCGTGAATGACATGGGACAACGTTGCCATGAAGACTTGACCAATTTTCTTTTGATGTCACCACAGCTCAAGGCCAAAAAGATTCCTATTACACAAAGAAGTAAGAAAGTTTGGGGATATTGTGCTTCTCTTTCACATAACCTCTCTCCAATGGGTTAAGCTGAAAGTAACTATGCACCAGAGCCATCGCCGTCCTACGTAAAGTATATAAAAAGTTGTGCAGCAAGGTTGAACCCTACGTGTGGTCGTGAGATTTTCAATAGTGTATTTTATGGTAATCAAACTGTTGGTGATGAATGTTGTCTTGATCTCGTGAATGACATGGGACAACGTTGCCATGAAGACTTGACAAATTTTCTTTTGATGTCACCACAGCTCAAGGCCAAAAACATTCCTATTTCACAAAGAAGTAAGAAAGTTTGGGGATATTGTGCTTCTCTTTCACATAACCTCTCCCCAACGGAATCTGCCCGTGTTCCTGCATAAGCTTTATGTAACGAAAGAAATTGTAAACTCTATTGAAGAATATAATAAATGAAATtacattattttataaaaaaataatataaattagcAATGTGTTATTTAGGTTGATGAGATTTCATTTTTGCTTCAATATTATGCAATCCTTGCCCATGAATTATGGTTCCTAAAGGTTTGCTTACGCCTTATAAAATTGCGGGAAAACCTTTTGTCGACCTCGTAAATCAGGCGAATTGTGGTTGCAAGAGAAAGATACGACGATCATTTTAGCTGCCGCTAAGGGAAATATTTTATGCCGAAAATGATGATTCTATTTTTGTAGTGAGTGATGACATATTTTAAATTGATTACTATAATGCTACTTTTCCAGCAATTTCTCTATTTAATGTCACTCAAATATAGCATTTATGGAAATATGCTTCATTTTATATTTACTTTTAGGCTTGAATATATTAGTGCCCCTATTAAACATTGGTGAATTACATCTCAtccctaaaaaaaattcatttcttTTAATCCTCAACATTATTTAAATAGGTGAAGGTAGTCTCTGTCACACTTTTTGTGGCATTTTTGTATATTTGAGGCAATTTTTAACCGCCACAAATTGTTTATTCTTTGTTTTAGTAGTATTTGAAACCGCCACAAAGTGAATCAACTCACTAACTTTACTCATTTCAATAGTGTTAGGGGCTAAAACctttggattttttttagagGAATCAAATTCAATTAACATTTACTTTAAAGGGACTAAAAGCATATTTAAccctctttttatttattattgctACTTATTTCAAAGAAAATTCGTGTatgtatattaattttaaaggtGGAAACTATATTAAATGGTTAAGACCTAGAGCTTTACGAAAAAAACACCAGAAAACATAGTGATAATCATGAAGGGGAGACTGTTGGTTTTTTTCTCAATGGCGTTGGGGTCTTTATGAGCTTTATAAGCAGAGGTGAAGGCAATTTGCGCTTCCTTAGGGTTATCAAAAGAATTTGGTTTGAGTAATACCATCATTGAGAGTGATTATGTGCTTGTTGTGGGGCGGATTACTTCAAATAATCATGGTCCTTTGAAGTTGGTGAATGATTTGAATATGATAGATTACTTATGTAAGGAGGTGGGGTGTGTGGGgggtttttcatatttttaggGAGGCTAATTCTAATGCTGATATTTTTATTGGCAAAAGCAGGTTGTGATGGACCGATGCCTGTGTGAGAATTTTGTAAGGACGTATAGTGCTTACATATGAGTGAGGGTTGCCCTCTTCTGCTGTTTCATTTCATaatcatatttttcatttttgaaaaaattattatcattataTTGGGattataaatttcaaaatattctTTTCACTCAAATGAACATTGCAAGTAACCTACTTTGttgtttatttcaattttatttgaaatctaTCATTATAATGCGATTATATATTTCAAAATATTCTTTTCACTCAAATGGACATTGCAAGTACGCTAGTTAGCTTTTTAAGTTCCAAAAGACACCACCAACTAATGAAAATGGTATTGAATTTGGTgaacattaaatatattttttcttggTGCAgagattaaatatatatatgatggCAAGTTTGATGAATGTCTTTTACTATCTTCAACTCCCTTAAGTAGTATCAGCTCATAATGATTTCCCACGTTATTTGTGTCTCACACTTCAGAGTCTATGAAACGAGCTACATCCATTACTGTAAAGTATAATTTGTCAGCTCATGTGAAAAAATTTAACAATAATGATAAGTATGGAGGACTTCAGGTGATTATATCGAAGTTAGAAATGAtgtttcaaatttatattttaaaataatttaattttacttctcGCTTGTTTTTTAAAAAGTACATAGTAGTTTATACTATTTTTTGTATAAATTAATGATTGTAATCATAATAGTAATAAAATTCATttgtaaataaaataaagcattCTTTAATTCCACCAAAAATGTACATTACAAATAACCTAATttcatgtttatttttttgtaaCACAAAAATCTGTAACCATTGTATCTGCATGTGCATTAAAAAAAGCTGAAGTTTACATTAATTAGAAACTTATAATCATAATTGAACTGAGTGGTTATTTCAATTGAGCCACGGCCTAGTCAAAGCTTTTATCATGATATATAGGTTTTTAATTACTTTACGGTTTTTCGAAAGTTGTAACTGCAAATATTGAATATTACTAATCTATAAATATAGTTTAGTTTACCACTAAAATCAGAAGCAAAGTTGTCTTGTTATCATCAATAGCTAATCTTTAAACTTTGAGTCATGGCCTCATTGCACGCTTTTAGTCTATTGGTGATTTTCATGACAAGTTTTGCTTTGGTAATCCAAACAGGGCTTTCAGCTGAAAGTAACTATGCACCAGAGCCATCGCCCTCCTACATAAAGTATATAAAAAGTTGTGCAGCAATGTTAAACGCGACGTGTGGGCGTGAGATTTTCAATAGTGTATTTTATGGTAATCAAACTGTTGGTGATGAATGTTGTCTTGATCTCGTGAATGACATGGGACAACGTTGCCATGAAGACTTGACCAATTTTCTTTTGATGTCACCACAGCTCAAGGCCAAAAAGATTCCTATTACACAAAGAAGTAAGAAAGTTTGGGGATATTGTGCTTCTCTTTCACATAACCTCTCTCCAATGGGTTCAGCTGAAAGTAACTATGCACCAGAGCCATCGCCGTCCTACGTAAAGTATATAAAAAGTTGTGCAGCAAGGTTGAACCCTACGTGTGGTCGTGAGATTTTCAATAGTGTATTTTATGGTAATCAAACTGTTGGTGATGAATGTTGTCTTGATCTCGTGAATGACATGGGACAACGTTGCCATGAAGACTTGACAAATTTTCTTTTGATGTCACCACAGCTCAAGGCAAAAAACATTCCTATTTCACAAAGAAGTAAGAAAGTTTGGGGATATTGTGCTTCTCTTTCACATAACCTCTCCCCAACGGAATCTGCCCGTGTTCCTGCATAAGCTTTATGTAACGAAAGAAATTGTAAACTCTATTGAAGAATATAATAAATGAAATtacattattttataaaaaaataatataaattagcAATGTGTTATTTAGGTTGATGAGATTTCATTTTTGCTTCAATATTATGCAATCCTTGCCCATGAATTATGGTTCCTAAAGGTTTGCTTACGCCTTATAAAATTGCGGGAAAACCTTT
This portion of the Lotus japonicus ecotype B-129 chromosome 3, LjGifu_v1.2 genome encodes:
- the LOC130742832 gene encoding PRA1 family protein F2-like yields the protein MTTTYGTIPSSPPPKLEYITRAKQRVKAGLGTRRPWKTMLDLRSLAIPDGGISEAISRVRVNMAYFRMNYAMVMLLILFLSLLWHPISLIVFLLLMAAWLFLYFLRDQPLVLLGRLVDDRLVLIFMAVLTVALLLLTDATLNILVAVVVGVVVVVVHAAFRMTGDLLFEEEEAAVAGLVPNSGAARS
- the LOC130746584 gene encoding protein WHI4 translates to MDQQPFDPYFLYQQDERSNINTLFVSGLPDDVKAREIHNLFRRRPGFDSCQLKYTGRANQVVAFATFFNHQSAMAALHALNGVKFDPQTGSVLHIELARSNSRRKRKPGGGAYVVIDKRSKGETNVQESSSDDGESDPDEPSESGDNHGDLATTQSGETAVGSDSAVPLGSEQHEKGGGDGGPCSTLFIANLGPNCTEDELKQALSVYTGFNMVKMRSRGGMPVAFADFEEIDQATKVLEELQGSSLPSSDRGGMHIEYARSKMRKR
- the LOC130744869 gene encoding uncharacterized protein LOC130744869 gives rise to the protein MASLHAFSLLVIFMTSFALVIQTGLSAESNYAPEPSPSYIKYIKSCAAMLNATCGREIFNSVFYGNQTVGDECCLDLVNDMGQRCHEDLTNFLLMSPQLKAKKIPITQRSKKVWGYCASLSHNLSPMGSAESNYAPEPSPSYVKYIKSCAARLNPTCGREIFNSVFYGNQTVGDECCLDLVNDMGQRCHEDLTNFLLMSPQLKAKNIPISQRSKKVWGYCASLSHNLSPTESARVPA